TCTTGCCTTGGGCGATTCCTATACCATTGGTGAAGGGGTTTTGCCAGAACATCGTTGGCCTAATTTATTGGCCCAATACATACATACAGGGGGGATTTCCTGCGAAGTTCCGGTATTGATCGCCCAAACGGGTTGGACCACCGACGAATTGCAAGATGCATTTATGACAGAAAAGTTAAACCCATCGGTTGATGTTATCACGTTGTTGATTGGGGTGAATAACCAATACAGGGGACAAAAGCCTTCGGTGTATCGTCGTCACTTAACGTCCTTGTTTCAAGTAATCCGGGACTTCTATCCGCAGACACCGTTATTGGTATTGGCCATTCCTAATTGGGGGCTTACCCCTTTTGCGGCAGGTCGAGACCGGGCAAAAATTACATCCGAAATAAAAACATTCAATCAAATAAACCGAGCACTGGCCATCCGGTTTGACGCACGATGGACACCGCAATGGGGGCCGGAAGCGGAGGTTATCCCACCTGCGGAATGGATTGCTGCGGATGGATTGCATTATACCTATATGGTGTATGCGCAATGGGCAAGGGTTGTTTATGACATTTTGCGTACAGAAAACTTTTTTCCTGTGTAAATAAATCCCCTATTGACACAAGGATAAATTGATCTTAACATATACTTAACCTTTTCAACTAAGCACCAATGGGTGTCATTCAGTATGGTGCCTATTGGATTTTTACAAATTTGGTATAGGAGCGATAGCATATGAGAACCCAAATTTCCTCTCGGCAATTCAAAGCAACCGAAACCCTCAAACAATATGCGGAGGAAAAGCTAAAAAAACTCTCCCAGTTTTATCCAGATATTATAGAAATAAAAGTCATTTTTGAACACCTGAAAGATACCAGTGTCAATACTGCGGATGTGGTATTGAGCATTCCGGGCGGAACCCTCACTTCGACGGTAACAGCAGATAAGCATGAATTGGCTTTAGATGAATGTGTGGAAAACCTAAAACGCCAATTGATTAAAATAAAGGAAAAAAGAAATAATCGCCGCGTTTCACCCCCGTCCATCGTCGAGGCAGAACCTGAATTGGAAATGGAAGACGAATAATCGTGCTGAATAACGGGAAGCGTTAAATAAAAATAAGCATACTTTGTTTGCCTTGATCTATCAGGTATTTCTTTTCGATGATTGTTGTGAGTAAGCACAAAGAGGCGAATATCTTGAAAGTATATTCGCCTCTTTTTTTGGAATTTTGTCAAAGGAAAAAAATAAA
This genomic interval from Bacteroidetes Order II. bacterium contains the following:
- the raiA gene encoding ribosome-associated translation inhibitor RaiA, coding for MRTQISSRQFKATETLKQYAEEKLKKLSQFYPDIIEIKVIFEHLKDTSVNTADVVLSIPGGTLTSTVTADKHELALDECVENLKRQLIKIKEKRNNRRVSPPSIVEAEPELEMEDE